In Musa acuminata AAA Group cultivar baxijiao chromosome BXJ3-9, Cavendish_Baxijiao_AAA, whole genome shotgun sequence, a single genomic region encodes these proteins:
- the LOC103998411 gene encoding protein rough sheath 2 homolog has product MRERQRWQPEEDELLREYVKQYGPKEWGMVSERMGRPLHRDPKSCHERWKNYLRPGLKKGSLTPEEQSLVISLQARYGNKWKAIAAHLPGRTPKRLGKWWEVFKEKQLKLANQSGAGSGRHPYPYSHHPVPGAASPVAPAAASSSAYEHILQTFAEKHALLREPPLPIDHCSSPSPSSVLSSATAAAPSVALSLSPPRSPALAAHRVPILVQMCQEVEEGRRAWVQHRKEAAWRLSRLEQQMETEKARKKTEKVEEVEGKIRRLRDEERSRLERVEREWREKVTQLRTEAEAEEAKMAEAWARKQAKLATLIRRIAGDSARFFSFSCNVR; this is encoded by the coding sequence ATGAGGGAGCGGCAGCGGTGGCAGCCGGAGGAGGACGAGCTCCTGCGGGAGTACGTGAAGCAGTACGGCCCCAAGGAGTGGGGAATGGTGTCGGAGCGGATGGGCCGCCCCCTCCACCGTGACCCCAAGTCGTGCCACGAGCGCTGGAAGAACTACCTCCGCCCCGGCCTCAAGAAGGGCTCCCTCACCCCGGAGGAGCAGTCCCTCGTCATCTCCCTCCAGGCCCGCTACGGCAACAAGTGGAAGGCCATCGCCGCCCACCTCCCCGGCCGCACCCCCAAGCGCCTCGGCAAGTGGTGGGAAGTCTTCAAAGAGAAGCAGCTCAAGCTCGCCAACCAATCCGGCGCCGGCAGCGGCCGCCACCCGTACCCTTACTCCCACCACCCCGTACCGGGCGCGGCCTCTCCTGTCGCCCCCGCCGCCGCTTCCTCTAGCGCCTACGAGCACATCCTGCAGACCTTCGCCGAGAAACACGCGCTGCTCCGGGAGCCCCCCCTCCCCATCGACCACTGCTCCTCCCCCTCGCCCTCCTCCGTGCTTTCCTCCGCCACGGCCGCGGCGCCGTCCGTGGCGCTGTCGCTGTCGCCCCCGCGGTCGCCGGCGCTCGCGGCGCACCGGGTGCCCATCCTGGTGCAGATGTGCCAGGAGGTGGAGGAGGGTCGGCGGGCGTGGGTGCAGCACCGGAAGGAGGCGGCGTGGCGGCTGAGCCGGCTGGAGCAGCAGATGGAGACGGAGAAGGCGAGGAAGAAGACGGAGAAggtggaggaggtggaggggAAGATACGGCGGCTGCGGGATGAGGAGAGGTCTCGGCTCGAGAGGGTGGAACGGGAGTGGAGGGAGAAGGTGACGCAGCTGAGGACGGAGGCGGAGGCCGAGGAAGCAAAGATGGCGGAGGCTTGGGCACGTAAGCAGGCGAAGCTCGCAACGTTGATCCGAAGAATCGCTGGTGACAGTGCTCGATTCTTTTCCT